A stretch of the Geovibrio thiophilus genome encodes the following:
- a CDS encoding cupin domain-containing protein codes for MGYGTKLRDIRKRLGLTLEDISQKTGFTKSFISQIENGKNSPSIASLKKICYALGTTISELFEDERNIVNTFSNEDYNVLKNKSITMTFPASKVVNRKLEPIIIELEPYSETGTDSYHHVGEEFGFVLEGEIVVVIGTEEYKIKQGESIYFSSNLPHRIRNRTDKPAKAFWVDTPPSF; via the coding sequence ATGGGATACGGAACCAAGCTGAGGGACATCAGAAAACGACTGGGGCTTACGCTGGAGGACATTTCACAGAAGACCGGATTTACCAAAAGTTTTATCAGTCAGATAGAAAACGGTAAAAACTCGCCTTCCATTGCCTCTCTTAAGAAAATCTGTTATGCGCTCGGTACCACAATCAGCGAGCTTTTTGAAGACGAACGCAATATTGTTAACACATTTTCTAATGAGGATTACAATGTGCTCAAAAACAAGAGCATAACTATGACTTTTCCCGCCTCAAAAGTTGTTAACAGAAAACTTGAGCCGATCATAATCGAGCTTGAGCCTTACTCCGAAACCGGAACAGACAGCTATCACCACGTGGGCGAGGAGTTTGGTTTTGTCCTTGAAGGTGAAATAGTTGTGGTTATCGGTACGGAAGAATATAAAATTAAACAGGGCGAATCCATATATTTCAGCTCAAATCTTCCGCACAGGATACGCAACAGAACGGACAAGCCGGCAAAAGCCTTCTGGGTGGATACGCCGCCGTCGTTTTGA
- a CDS encoding ATP-binding protein, with product METIKKLFQDEDEDNNAPLPNPLPQPDPQPSTPTPSFVFISITTSICIGCSVCINECNYNVLSLSEEKAEVVDRGACNACGKCEDACPTGAINVYTVIDLEDY from the coding sequence TTGGAAACGATTAAAAAGCTTTTTCAGGATGAAGACGAAGATAACAACGCTCCATTGCCCAATCCTCTTCCTCAACCTGATCCTCAACCAAGTACACCTACTCCCAGCTTTGTTTTTATTTCAATCACTACGAGCATTTGTATTGGTTGCAGTGTTTGTATAAATGAATGTAACTATAATGTATTATCACTTTCAGAAGAAAAAGCCGAGGTTGTTGACCGTGGTGCCTGTAATGCTTGTGGAAAATGTGAGGACGCCTGTCCTACGGGTGCGATTAATGTATACACAGTGATTGATTTGGAAGATTATTAG
- a CDS encoding toxin-antitoxin system YwqK family antitoxin codes for MKALFAVFFFFISLSLFASEKVERFWVCDGRDAAETEQKNFFFIEKNQTDEFVRLMDKVNGTCERVNNKKEKLVSEVRAGKREGIFRKYDQYERLILTTYYKNGLMHGQARAYHPNGNVNYEFYLKDDQIEGVLKIFNEDGIIISDAVLKNGMANGIVHRYYDSGEVYTSYQLLENKREGVQQFYFKTGVISGEFHFADNLLNGTAKAYLDNGKQVFEINYINHVAVSGICFNGEQRIVLTQEELLDWQKVKCWETEQTVLQTDFNNPFIPFPF; via the coding sequence ATGAAAGCATTGTTTGCAGTATTCTTTTTTTTTATATCATTATCTTTATTTGCATCGGAAAAGGTCGAGCGTTTTTGGGTTTGCGACGGCAGAGATGCAGCCGAAACGGAACAGAAAAATTTTTTTTTTATTGAAAAAAATCAAACAGATGAATTTGTCAGGCTAATGGATAAGGTGAACGGTACCTGCGAACGTGTTAACAATAAGAAAGAAAAACTTGTATCTGAAGTCCGCGCTGGGAAAAGAGAAGGCATCTTCAGAAAATATGATCAGTATGAGAGATTAATATTGACAACCTATTATAAAAACGGATTGATGCACGGACAGGCTAGAGCGTATCACCCAAACGGAAATGTCAATTATGAATTTTATTTGAAGGATGACCAAATTGAAGGTGTTTTGAAAATTTTCAATGAAGACGGAATAATAATCAGTGATGCCGTCTTAAAAAATGGTATGGCAAACGGGATTGTGCATAGATACTACGATAGCGGCGAGGTTTATACTTCATATCAGTTGTTGGAGAACAAAAGGGAAGGAGTTCAGCAGTTTTATTTTAAAACTGGGGTTATAAGTGGTGAATTTCATTTTGCAGATAACTTGCTGAATGGAACAGCGAAAGCCTATTTGGATAACGGCAAACAAGTATTCGAGATCAATTACATAAACCATGTTGCCGTATCAGGTATTTGCTTCAATGGAGAACAACGAATTGTTCTAACACAGGAAGAACTCTTGGACTGGCAAAAAGTCAAATGTTGGGAAACTGAGCAAACAGTCTTGCAGACAGATTTCAATAATCCTTTTATTCCGTTTCCTTTTTAA